One window of the Hippocampus zosterae strain Florida chromosome 8, ASM2543408v3, whole genome shotgun sequence genome contains the following:
- the LOC127605916 gene encoding gamma-interferon-inducible lysosomal thiol reductase-like: MKLPALVAALLVVFLCYVWSAASSHPQPSCRYPPSQWCRSLEIAVECKVQKQCMELSAVRPKEAAAPVSVALYYECLCPGCRSFITQQFFPTWSMLQDIMNVTLVPYGNAKELVSDNTTFTCQHGEPECHGNMIEACILHLCGPAAFHIIYCMESAADVLGAAQPCLQMHAPAVSWVSIDTCVKGDLGRRLMHANAVMTRALSPPHKHVPWVTFNGEFTEEYEDKAMSSLFHLVCQLYEGVKPPACTGAPVRLDRAFC; this comes from the exons ATGAAGCTCCCGGCTCTTGTTGCAGCTCTTTTGGTCGTCTTCCTCTGTTACGTTTGGAGCGCAGCCTCATCTCATCCTCAACCCTCTTGTCGATATCCTCCATCGCAGTGGTGTCGCTCCCTGGAGATTGCTGTTGAATGCAAG GTGCAGAAGCAGTGTATGGAACTAAGCGCCGTACGTCCAAAGGAGGCGGCTGCTCCGGTGTCTGTCGCTCTTTACTACGAGTGTCTGTGTCCAGGCTGCAGATCGTTCATCACTCAGCAGTTTTTCCCCACCTGGTCCATGCTGCAGGACATCATGAATGTGACGCTGGTGCCGTATGGCAACGCCAAG GAACTGGTGTCGGACAATACTACCTTCACTTGCCAGCATGGGGAGCCAGAATGCCATGGGAACATGATTGAG GCCTGCATCCTCCATTTGTGCGGCCCTGCAGCTTTTCACATTATCTACTGCATGGAATCTGCTGCCGACGTTCTCGGTGCAGCCCAGCCG TGTCTTCAGATGCACGCCCCCGCCGTCTCTTGGGTCAGTATCGACACTTGTGTCAAGGGAGATCTGGGCCGTAGATTGATGCACGCCAACGCGGTCATGACGAGAGCGCTGAGCCCTCCACACAAGCACGTACCCTGGGTTACATTCAATGGG GAATTCACAGAGGAGTATGAAGATAAGGCCATGTCCTCACTCTTCCATTTGGTTTGCCAACTTTACGAG GGAGTGAAGCCTCCAGCCTGCACCGGAGCCCCGGTCAGACTTGACCGAGCCTTCTGCTGA